From Oligoflexia bacterium, the proteins below share one genomic window:
- a CDS encoding SDR family oxidoreductase, translating to MNTTLLKDKVLIVSGASRGIGKAIALRMAKAGMRVVILGKTENPHPKVPGTIHETVADIEKEGGQALAVACDVRDTEQLASAVEKTLKTFGQLDMVVNNAGAIQLQTLDQLESKRIDLMTQINAYAPIHLIKFALPYLKNSEHAHILNICPPIDLDLKWFAKHSIYTVSKYSQSMLTLGLSEEFKKDAIAVNGLWPKTLVATAAVQNLLGGDQMIQRSRKTDIVADAAHWIFCQSPEKTTGNLFLDENVLSKAGISNLDQYAINPDMGLQNDLYVS from the coding sequence ATGAATACAACACTATTAAAAGATAAAGTTTTAATTGTTAGTGGAGCCAGCCGTGGAATTGGTAAAGCCATTGCCTTGCGAATGGCTAAAGCTGGAATGCGGGTTGTTATCTTGGGAAAGACTGAAAATCCCCACCCAAAAGTACCTGGGACAATCCATGAGACAGTTGCAGACATTGAAAAAGAAGGTGGACAAGCCTTGGCGGTAGCTTGTGATGTTCGTGATACGGAGCAACTTGCATCTGCAGTTGAAAAGACGCTAAAGACTTTTGGTCAGTTAGATATGGTGGTAAATAATGCTGGAGCCATTCAATTACAAACTTTGGATCAACTTGAGAGCAAACGAATTGATTTAATGACCCAAATCAATGCCTATGCGCCAATTCATCTTATTAAATTTGCCTTACCTTACCTGAAAAACAGTGAACATGCGCATATTTTGAACATATGCCCACCTATTGACTTAGATCTTAAATGGTTTGCTAAGCATAGTATTTATACAGTTTCTAAATACAGTCAAAGTATGCTTACTTTAGGTTTATCAGAAGAATTTAAAAAAGACGCTATTGCAGTGAATGGGCTTTGGCCTAAAACCTTGGTTGCAACGGCAGCTGTTCAAAATTTATTGGGTGGTGATCAAATGATTCAGCGTAGCCGTAAAACAGATATTGTAGCAGATGCCGCACATTGGATTTTTTGCCAATCTCCAGAAAAAACAACTGGGAATTTGTTTTTAGATGAAAATGTTTTATCAAAAGCTGGGATAAGCAACTTAGATCAGTATGCAATTAATCCAGATATGGGCCTACAAAATGATTTATATGTTTCTTAA
- a CDS encoding beta-eliminating lyase-related protein, whose amino-acid sequence MNQNEILKIKNNCQFFLHGHYPLKPKQYFEEMYEHTSPNEEADRYGEGEALQAFEHELKNIFGFEDCVFLQSGTMAQLIAMRIWTDLEKNSRIAFHPTCHLELHEQHAYKKLHGLSAELIGHKDQLMNIEDLKNLKEIPAAVIIELPQREIGGQLPSWEDLKKQISYLRSKNIKVHLDGARVWECAPYYQKTYQEITSLFDSVYISFYKGIGAIAGAALLGSSIFIKKARVWNRRHGGNLITAAPLYLSARYNLKKRIHSFESFYKKTKEICAVIATMEGISINPKIPQVNMFHLMIKGDSNDLSKRVLEVAKEMGIWGFSNIKPSPVPEFSTLEWYVGDAALDIPLEKIKQYISRVLDR is encoded by the coding sequence ATGAATCAAAATGAGATTTTGAAAATTAAGAATAACTGTCAGTTTTTTTTACATGGCCATTATCCACTTAAACCTAAACAGTATTTTGAAGAAATGTATGAACATACTTCGCCAAACGAAGAGGCGGATCGTTACGGTGAAGGAGAGGCTCTCCAAGCCTTTGAACATGAATTAAAAAACATTTTTGGTTTTGAAGATTGTGTGTTTCTGCAAAGCGGTACCATGGCACAGTTAATCGCCATGCGTATATGGACAGATTTAGAAAAAAATTCACGTATAGCGTTCCATCCAACCTGTCATTTAGAGTTGCATGAGCAGCATGCTTATAAAAAACTGCATGGCCTTAGCGCAGAATTGATTGGTCATAAAGATCAGTTGATGAATATTGAAGATCTTAAAAATTTAAAAGAAATTCCGGCCGCAGTAATTATTGAGTTACCGCAAAGAGAAATAGGAGGCCAATTACCTTCATGGGAAGATTTAAAGAAACAAATTTCATATCTTCGCTCTAAAAATATTAAAGTTCATCTTGATGGTGCAAGAGTTTGGGAATGCGCTCCCTATTATCAAAAGACTTATCAAGAAATAACCAGTTTATTTGATAGTGTCTATATTAGTTTTTATAAGGGGATTGGAGCAATAGCAGGTGCCGCACTACTCGGAAGCAGCATATTTATTAAAAAAGCGCGGGTTTGGAACAGAAGGCATGGCGGTAATTTGATTACGGCGGCACCTTTATATTTATCAGCACGCTATAACTTAAAAAAAAGAATACATAGTTTTGAAAGTTTTTATAAAAAAACCAAAGAAATTTGTGCAGTTATAGCAACAATGGAGGGGATTTCCATTAACCCTAAAATACCGCAGGTGAATATGTTTCATCTTATGATTAAGGGTGATAGCAATGATTTATCAAAACGTGTGTTGGAAGTAGCAAAAGAGATGGGTATCTGGGGTTTTTCAAATATCAAACCCTCACCTGTTCCTGAGTTTTCTACGCTTGAATGGTATGTAGGAGACGCAGCTTTAGACATCCCTCTAGAAAAGATTAAACAATATATAAGTAGAGTTTTAGATCGTTAA
- a CDS encoding MATE family efflux transporter yields MKKEVYKKIWAIAWPLIIANSFWNLQLTIDRIFLGGFSTEALGAAMAVMGVFWVPMALLQQTAAYVTTFVAQFFGAKKEHKIASSLWQSIYISIIGGILFFALNFFSKPFFEFVGHSDNIQKLEIIYYNALSFSALPTALVAAISGFFTGLGLSRQVIGINLIGLLFNVILDYCLISGNLGFDAYGIAGAGYATALATYCAVIYGIYLLLTHKKVKRYNLFQSIKLDLKLMKKFIRYGIPSGFQWALEGLAFTVFLIMMGNLKNGDVALSSSSISVTIMLLAVLPAMGVAQAVLTLVGQKMGEKQPEQAQEYTWGGVQISFVYILTVALSFIVFPEFYLSWFKNEANPVLWLEVSNTVPTLLMIVGAFTILDSMYLNISFALKGAGDTKFVSLMALIIPWPFMVFPTYMLKSHSNALILSWISVLFYVTIINAILFIRFKRGYWKTIDMVH; encoded by the coding sequence ATGAAAAAAGAAGTGTATAAAAAAATATGGGCAATTGCTTGGCCATTGATTATTGCCAATAGCTTTTGGAATTTACAATTAACCATTGATAGAATTTTTTTAGGTGGTTTTTCAACAGAAGCCTTAGGTGCTGCCATGGCAGTCATGGGGGTCTTTTGGGTACCTATGGCTTTATTACAGCAAACTGCGGCCTATGTGACTACCTTTGTTGCACAGTTTTTTGGAGCAAAAAAGGAGCATAAAATTGCAAGTAGTCTATGGCAAAGTATTTATATCAGTATTATTGGGGGAATTTTGTTTTTTGCTTTGAACTTTTTTTCAAAACCATTTTTTGAATTTGTGGGGCATTCAGATAACATACAAAAATTAGAGATCATTTATTACAATGCATTGAGTTTTTCTGCTTTGCCTACAGCCTTGGTTGCGGCCATTAGTGGCTTTTTTACAGGTTTAGGCTTAAGCAGACAAGTGATTGGAATCAACCTTATAGGTTTATTATTTAATGTTATCCTGGATTATTGCTTAATCTCAGGAAATTTAGGTTTTGATGCTTACGGTATAGCCGGTGCTGGTTATGCCACAGCCTTGGCAACATATTGCGCAGTGATTTATGGAATCTATTTATTATTAACCCATAAAAAAGTTAAAAGATACAATCTTTTTCAATCCATCAAACTTGACTTAAAGCTGATGAAAAAATTTATTCGTTATGGCATTCCTAGTGGTTTTCAATGGGCTTTAGAAGGTTTAGCATTTACTGTCTTTTTAATCATGATGGGTAACTTAAAAAACGGTGATGTAGCCTTATCCAGTTCAAGTATCTCCGTTACTATTATGTTATTGGCAGTTTTACCTGCCATGGGGGTTGCGCAAGCCGTATTGACTTTGGTTGGTCAAAAAATGGGAGAGAAACAACCAGAACAAGCTCAAGAATACACTTGGGGGGGAGTACAAATATCATTTGTTTACATCTTAACAGTGGCTTTAAGCTTTATTGTGTTTCCTGAGTTTTATTTGTCTTGGTTTAAAAACGAAGCCAATCCAGTATTATGGTTAGAAGTGAGCAATACAGTTCCTACGTTATTAATGATTGTTGGAGCGTTTACTATTTTAGATAGTATGTACCTTAATATTTCTTTTGCTCTGAAAGGGGCAGGAGATACAAAGTTTGTTTCTTTAATGGCCTTAATTATTCCATGGCCGTTTATGGTTTTTCCTACATATATGTTAAAAAGTCATTCTAATGCACTTATTTTGTCATGGATCAGTGTCCTATTTTACGTAACAATTATTAATGCAATACTATTCATAAGGTTTAAAAGAGGTTATTGGAAAACTATTGATATGGTTCATTAA
- a CDS encoding beta/gamma crystallin domain-containing protein, producing MKKMMTIGLAVLPLLFIHNAFADNHKNKSKRAIKAEDKIMQKNFVTVYTYQALATDEDCWATFYDKDNYKGANLTLAGKHTLGDVDFDLKPYTLGGDPDSVKVGSKATLYLYGDEDYKDLDYTIKPNAELAKLKKIPVWDDIESVRLTCSK from the coding sequence ATGAAAAAAATGATGACAATTGGTCTTGCGGTACTGCCGCTGTTGTTCATCCATAATGCTTTTGCAGATAATCATAAGAATAAATCCAAAAGAGCAATAAAGGCTGAAGATAAAATCATGCAAAAAAACTTTGTTACGGTTTATACTTATCAAGCTTTGGCAACAGATGAAGATTGTTGGGCAACATTTTACGATAAAGACAACTATAAAGGAGCAAACTTAACTTTAGCAGGTAAACATACTTTGGGGGATGTTGATTTTGACCTTAAGCCTTATACTCTTGGTGGTGATCCTGACAGCGTTAAGGTTGGCTCAAAAGCAACACTCTATCTTTATGGTGATGAAGACTACAAAGATTTGGATTATACAATTAAACCCAATGCGGAGCTTGCAAAGCTTAAAAAAATACCGGTATGGGATGATATTGAAAGCGTCCGTTTAACCTGCAGTAAGTAA
- a CDS encoding SRPBCC family protein: MKNEIKREIIINASQEKVYDAISNPKKITQWFPETLEGKFEVGEQPIFGFGEDGKNQVYIESASPYSHFSYRWVPGANHFLGDVTKVANTLVTFRIESLGGDRCKVILTETGFSQLPNNVIEKSFKQNSGGWDFMLNRLEQFFDAK, from the coding sequence ATGAAAAATGAAATCAAACGGGAAATTATAATCAATGCAAGTCAGGAAAAAGTATATGATGCCATTAGCAACCCCAAAAAAATAACCCAATGGTTCCCAGAAACTTTAGAAGGTAAGTTTGAAGTAGGTGAACAACCCATTTTTGGTTTTGGTGAAGATGGCAAAAATCAAGTGTATATAGAAAGTGCTTCGCCTTATTCTCACTTTTCTTATCGCTGGGTTCCAGGCGCAAATCATTTTTTAGGTGATGTTACTAAGGTAGCAAACACACTGGTAACTTTTAGAATTGAAAGCTTAGGAGGTGACAGATGTAAGGTTATTTTAACTGAAACAGGCTTTAGTCAGTTGCCAAACAATGTAATAGAAAAATCTTTCAAACAAAATTCTGGAGGTTGGGACTTTATGTTAAATCGTTTGGAGCAATTCTTTGACGCAAAGTAA
- a CDS encoding CsbD family protein, with amino-acid sequence MNKDIIKGNWKQIKGMVREKWGEISHDDIDRMEGNYDQIVGKIQETYGKSKEEAENEFNSWINQQNIHR; translated from the coding sequence ATGAACAAAGATATAATTAAAGGAAACTGGAAACAAATAAAAGGAATGGTAAGAGAAAAATGGGGAGAAATTTCTCATGATGATATTGATCGAATGGAAGGAAATTACGATCAAATTGTAGGTAAAATCCAAGAAACGTATGGTAAAAGCAAAGAAGAAGCTGAAAATGAATTTAACAGCTGGATTAATCAACAGAACATCCATCGTTAA
- a CDS encoding helix-turn-helix domain-containing protein, translated as MTQSNLNESKIYKALGDPARLKMIHRLSNGSAKTIGELSKNLNMTRQGARKQLQVLVQSNLVKLNKSGRETHVVINIKTLEKARTFIYNIEKQWDARLNALKNFVEAEF; from the coding sequence TTGACGCAAAGTAATTTAAATGAGTCAAAAATTTATAAAGCCCTTGGAGATCCCGCACGCTTAAAGATGATCCATCGCTTATCCAATGGATCAGCAAAAACCATTGGAGAACTATCAAAAAATTTAAACATGACCCGACAAGGTGCAAGAAAACAACTGCAGGTTCTTGTCCAATCAAATCTTGTAAAGCTAAATAAGTCTGGGAGAGAAACTCATGTCGTTATAAATATAAAGACTTTAGAAAAAGCTAGAACGTTCATATATAATATAGAAAAACAATGGGATGCCCGGCTTAACGCATTAAAGAATTTTGTAGAAGCTGAATTTTAA
- a CDS encoding DUF2200 domain-containing protein codes for MKNHKIYSMPFANVYPYYVAKAEKKGRTKQEVDQILFWLMGYTKKELNEHLNNETNFESFIKHAPKLNPKRLLIKGVICGVRIEEMEDSLMREIRFLDKLIDELAKGKTLEKIFRE; via the coding sequence ATGAAAAATCATAAAATTTACAGTATGCCATTTGCTAATGTTTATCCGTATTATGTTGCTAAAGCAGAGAAAAAAGGACGTACAAAACAAGAGGTGGATCAAATTTTGTTTTGGCTTATGGGATATACAAAAAAAGAACTTAATGAACATCTTAACAATGAAACTAACTTTGAAAGCTTTATTAAACATGCCCCAAAACTTAATCCAAAAAGACTTTTAATTAAAGGTGTGATTTGTGGTGTTAGAATAGAAGAGATGGAGGACTCTCTCATGCGTGAAATCAGATTTTTGGATAAATTGATAGATGAGCTTGCCAAAGGCAAAACATTAGAAAAAATTTTTAGAGAGTAA
- a CDS encoding class I SAM-dependent methyltransferase produces the protein MSKNIPQDFFNEDMAQAYDERNSKLSPIKEALHFTVRLLLQDLPKDSKILCVGAGTGSEIIWFAKVFPQWNFVALEPSESMLKVCKKRITEEGLANQCKFVHGYIEDLPKQEKFSAILSLFVGDFVENTQRIHFFQNMASRLQKDGYLIHAEISYDLNSPQFPLMLEKWEEVQKLMGATPESLTKLPHQLKEVLTVLPPSKTEEQIKQAGLDCPVQFFQTLMICGWFCKK, from the coding sequence ATGTCTAAGAATATACCACAAGATTTTTTTAATGAAGATATGGCGCAAGCTTATGATGAACGCAATAGTAAGTTAAGCCCAATAAAAGAAGCCTTACACTTTACTGTCCGTTTACTTTTACAAGACCTTCCTAAAGACTCAAAAATTTTATGTGTTGGTGCAGGAACTGGATCTGAAATCATTTGGTTTGCAAAGGTTTTTCCTCAATGGAATTTTGTTGCGCTTGAACCTTCAGAATCAATGTTAAAGGTTTGCAAAAAAAGAATAACCGAAGAAGGTCTTGCCAATCAATGTAAGTTTGTTCATGGATACATTGAAGATCTTCCAAAACAAGAAAAATTTTCTGCCATCTTAAGTCTCTTTGTTGGAGATTTTGTTGAAAATACACAACGGATACATTTTTTTCAAAATATGGCTTCACGCCTACAAAAAGACGGCTATCTTATTCATGCAGAAATCAGCTATGACCTAAATTCACCCCAATTTCCATTGATGCTTGAAAAATGGGAAGAAGTACAAAAACTGATGGGAGCAACCCCAGAAAGTTTAACAAAATTACCCCACCAGCTTAAAGAAGTGTTAACTGTTCTCCCCCCCTCTAAAACTGAAGAGCAAATCAAACAAGCTGGGTTAGATTGTCCAGTACAGTTTTTCCAAACCCTTATGATTTGTGGATGGTTTTGTAAAAAATAG
- a CDS encoding SDR family oxidoreductase: MNIAIIGSNRGIGLELVKQYVQAGHNVYAFCRRSSADLEQVKPKKIITGFDVQEFTSAKHALNTIKDIHFDQVIHVSGILKGDRLETLDETGLLKQFHVNAIGPILSFKSFLPFMNKGTKFSILSSRVGSIADNSSGNNYGYRMSKAAVNMAAKNLSIDAKDKEITVLILHPGYVKTDMTQHTGNISATESAQQLIKLIEEKSFADTGTFWHANGEALPW; the protein is encoded by the coding sequence ATGAACATTGCAATTATTGGGTCTAATAGAGGCATTGGTTTAGAGTTGGTTAAACAGTATGTACAAGCAGGACATAATGTCTATGCTTTTTGTCGGCGTTCATCAGCAGACTTGGAGCAAGTAAAGCCCAAAAAAATCATTACTGGTTTTGATGTTCAAGAGTTTACTTCAGCTAAACATGCATTGAATACAATAAAAGACATTCACTTTGATCAAGTGATTCATGTGTCAGGAATTCTTAAAGGAGACCGTCTAGAAACACTGGATGAAACAGGTTTACTTAAACAGTTCCACGTAAATGCCATTGGACCAATCTTGAGTTTTAAAAGTTTTTTACCATTCATGAACAAAGGAACAAAATTTTCAATATTGAGTAGCAGAGTAGGTTCAATTGCGGATAATAGTTCTGGTAACAATTATGGATATAGGATGTCAAAAGCTGCGGTTAATATGGCTGCAAAAAATTTAAGTATTGATGCGAAAGACAAAGAAATAACAGTCCTAATTTTACATCCCGGTTATGTTAAAACAGATATGACTCAACATACTGGAAATATAAGTGCAACTGAATCTGCCCAGCAGTTAATAAAACTGATTGAAGAAAAGAGCTTTGCTGATACCGGTACTTTTTGGCATGCCAATGGTGAAGCTTTACCTTGGTAA
- a CDS encoding class I SAM-dependent methyltransferase yields MQKASAQQENNLILHRMQLPDGNEVSVVVASNHEGSEVPITGEYLYPIPHALHNLQLQNMLSPRMNHYWFVQGWNKLLLSSDHHGEKLGPKKDLLKKYQIDYQSLWGEEILSLAEGRNAIVLWMNQLHEELKQYLNADVEPIQAVGVDLIYGEANIPEGGQDSAGILKFRNRHKNVLRYADVTKLEEFSEDTDRFQLIFGHYIFKYLSSEGQKSMLKHALRLVKPGGTIRFNDVPLIIEEVIDPKNRNKKIWQFTPAFQQVIAELKQEFNFDYIVSENWSPIYLKSISELSEVPQTFEQYLNQAYILPRDVLVDQQMMIDYPSRISIKYDLFNEPYLDRKYEQGDIKLTELQKIKNFISAQPVFINAMTNRTNNYSLIIRKKVYN; encoded by the coding sequence TTGCAAAAAGCGAGTGCACAGCAAGAGAATAACCTTATCTTGCATCGTATGCAGTTACCAGATGGTAATGAAGTTTCTGTAGTTGTAGCATCCAATCATGAAGGCAGTGAGGTTCCAATAACGGGTGAATATTTATATCCAATACCGCATGCACTGCATAATCTTCAATTACAAAATATGCTTAGTCCACGAATGAATCACTATTGGTTTGTTCAGGGTTGGAATAAACTTTTGCTTTCATCAGATCATCACGGAGAAAAATTGGGGCCAAAGAAAGATTTGTTGAAAAAATACCAAATTGACTATCAAAGTTTATGGGGTGAAGAAATATTAAGCTTAGCTGAAGGCCGTAATGCTATTGTATTGTGGATGAATCAGTTGCATGAAGAACTTAAGCAATATTTGAATGCTGATGTTGAGCCTATACAAGCTGTTGGTGTAGACTTGATTTATGGTGAGGCAAATATCCCAGAAGGCGGACAAGACAGCGCCGGTATTCTCAAGTTTCGTAATCGACATAAAAATGTTTTGCGTTATGCGGATGTGACTAAGCTAGAAGAATTTTCTGAAGATACAGATCGATTTCAGCTTATTTTTGGTCATTATATTTTTAAATACCTTTCATCAGAAGGACAGAAAAGCATGTTGAAACATGCACTTAGATTGGTAAAACCTGGGGGTACAATACGTTTTAATGATGTGCCATTAATTATAGAAGAAGTGATTGATCCTAAAAATAGAAACAAAAAAATTTGGCAATTTACCCCTGCTTTTCAACAGGTGATAGCTGAGTTAAAGCAAGAGTTTAATTTTGATTACATTGTCAGTGAAAACTGGAGTCCAATTTATTTAAAATCAATTTCAGAATTGTCAGAAGTTCCTCAAACATTTGAGCAATATTTAAATCAAGCCTATATTTTACCACGAGATGTGCTAGTAGATCAGCAAATGATGATTGACTATCCGTCAAGGATCTCAATCAAATATGATCTATTTAATGAACCTTATCTTGATAGAAAATATGAACAAGGTGATATAAAATTAACAGAATTACAAAAGATTAAAAACTTTATTAGTGCCCAGCCAGTTTTTATTAATGCTATGACCAACCGTACCAATAATTACAGCTTAATTATTAGAAAAAAAGTTTATAACTAG
- a CDS encoding DUF1697 domain-containing protein, translating to MALLRGTNVSGHNKLPMASLSQVLDFLSCANI from the coding sequence ATGGCCTTATTAAGAGGGACTAATGTCAGTGGACACAACAAGCTGCCCATGGCTTCTCTCAGCCAGGTTTTAGATTTTTTAAGCTGCGCTAACATATAA
- a CDS encoding cation:proton antiporter has product MGIATDIIYLIITAFFLGIVLQRLGQPIILGYIGAGILLGPHTGGVTVSDVHEIEKLAEIGVALLLFALGLEFSFKDLKPVKWVALGGTPIQMLLTIALGYGIGAYFGLDWKECIWLGSLLSLSSTMVVLKTLMNQGWLGTLSSKVMIGMLIVQDLAIVPLMILLPQLNDPSGGVLILMMSLLKALGFIAAMVVVGTRVFPMILSYIAKLGSKELFLLAIAALGLGVGYLTHLAGLSFAFGAFVAGIVLSESDFGHQALSDIIPLRDLFGLLFFASVGMLLDPVFVINHYLEILFLVVVISFGKGLIFSGIAKIFRYKNIVPMAVGAGLFQVGEFSFVLAQLGVSSNAISQDLYGLVLNTAIITMVITPFVSKLVPKAYAFKKRFVKNEKLSMANISESNLKKHTVIVGGGRVGSSLAKVFQKIDKSFIIIEHDHYRFLELKKKNVPVIYGDANHTVVLNSSKVSQAHSMVVTSPDLVISTNIIKKSKQINPNLAFVARASDIYSLTTFQNLGVQNVVLPEYEASFEMLRETLLLDEMPVNEIQAYTEDLRKDLFSPYFTKNGEYETLQQLKTAEHQFPLKWFQIKETSQLKMQTIGGSQTRSKTGASIVSIVRKNVAIPNPEIDQIFQVGDWVAIIGNKDAQKAFSELAK; this is encoded by the coding sequence ATGGGAATTGCTACTGACATCATATACTTAATTATTACGGCGTTTTTTTTGGGTATTGTTCTGCAACGTTTAGGGCAGCCAATTATTCTTGGATATATTGGGGCAGGTATTCTTTTGGGACCGCATACAGGCGGAGTAACGGTTTCAGATGTTCATGAAATTGAAAAGTTGGCTGAAATTGGGGTAGCACTTTTATTGTTTGCCTTAGGTTTAGAGTTTTCATTTAAAGACTTAAAGCCGGTGAAATGGGTTGCGTTAGGAGGTACTCCTATACAAATGTTATTAACCATTGCATTGGGTTATGGAATTGGAGCGTATTTTGGTCTTGATTGGAAAGAGTGTATTTGGTTAGGATCACTTCTTTCTCTATCTAGTACCATGGTAGTGTTAAAAACTTTAATGAATCAAGGCTGGTTGGGAACATTATCAAGTAAAGTAATGATAGGCATGCTTATTGTTCAAGATTTAGCAATTGTGCCACTTATGATTCTTCTTCCACAATTGAATGATCCTTCTGGGGGTGTATTAATATTAATGATGTCTCTGTTAAAAGCACTTGGATTTATTGCAGCTATGGTTGTGGTGGGGACACGTGTTTTTCCAATGATTTTGTCATATATTGCAAAATTAGGGTCAAAAGAATTGTTTTTGTTAGCCATTGCCGCTTTGGGACTAGGGGTTGGCTATCTTACTCACCTAGCAGGGCTATCATTTGCTTTTGGTGCATTTGTTGCTGGAATTGTGTTGAGTGAGTCTGACTTTGGTCACCAAGCATTGAGTGACATTATTCCATTACGTGATTTATTTGGTTTATTATTTTTTGCTTCTGTTGGAATGTTATTGGACCCCGTTTTTGTAATCAATCATTATTTAGAAATCTTATTCTTGGTTGTTGTGATTAGTTTTGGAAAAGGATTGATTTTTTCAGGCATTGCTAAAATTTTTCGTTATAAAAATATTGTACCCATGGCAGTTGGAGCAGGGTTATTTCAAGTAGGTGAGTTTTCATTTGTTCTTGCGCAACTTGGAGTCTCCAGTAACGCAATTTCTCAAGACTTGTATGGGCTGGTATTGAATACTGCAATCATAACAATGGTTATTACACCCTTTGTTTCAAAACTGGTTCCTAAAGCCTATGCATTTAAAAAACGTTTTGTAAAAAATGAAAAACTATCCATGGCAAATATAAGTGAGTCTAATTTAAAGAAACATACAGTGATTGTAGGTGGTGGAAGAGTAGGGTCTAGCCTGGCAAAAGTGTTCCAAAAAATTGATAAATCTTTTATTATCATAGAGCATGATCATTATCGTTTTTTAGAACTTAAAAAAAAGAATGTCCCCGTTATTTATGGTGATGCAAATCATACCGTTGTGCTCAATTCTTCAAAAGTAAGTCAAGCGCATAGTATGGTTGTAACAAGTCCTGATTTGGTTATCAGCACCAATATTATTAAAAAATCAAAACAAATTAATCCAAACCTAGCTTTTGTGGCAAGAGCTTCAGATATATATTCTTTAACAACATTTCAAAACTTGGGTGTACAAAATGTTGTTTTGCCTGAATATGAAGCAAGTTTTGAAATGCTTAGAGAAACATTATTATTAGATGAAATGCCTGTGAATGAGATTCAAGCCTATACAGAAGATCTTCGTAAAGATTTATTTTCACCTTACTTTACTAAAAATGGAGAATACGAAACTTTACAACAACTTAAAACCGCTGAGCATCAATTCCCACTGAAATGGTTTCAAATTAAAGAAACCAGTCAGCTCAAAATGCAAACAATTGGTGGCTCACAAACGCGTTCAAAAACAGGTGCTTCAATTGTAAGTATTGTTAGAAAAAACGTTGCTATTCCAAATCCAGAAATAGATCAAATTTTTCAAGTTGGAGACTGGGTTGCGATTATAGGTAATAAAGATGCACAAAAAGCATTTTCAGAACTTGCCAAATAA